ACCGCGCTCGACGACGCCATCGAGAACCTCGGCGTGCCCGTCCCCTGCCGTTCCTACGACCCGGAGGTCTTCTTCGCCGAGTCGCCGGCGGACGTCGAGTACGCCAAGTCCCTCTGCCGCACCTGCCCGCTGATCGAGGCCTGCCTCGCCGGCGCCAAGGAGCGGCGTGAGCCCTGGGGCGTCTGGGGTGGCGAGCTGTTCGTCCAGGGTGTCGTCGTCGCCCGGAAGCGGCCGCGTGGCCGCCCGCGCAAGAACCCGGTCACGGCATGAACACCGCAGGAACGATCGACCGTCCCCTCACGCACGACCCCAAGAAGCAGGCCCCGATGAAGCCGTCCACCAACGAGCTCGCAGGCGCCACGCCTGAAGACTTCACCATCAGCGGCGCGAACGACTCGCGCCAGAACAGGACCCGAGAGATGCAACTCATCCCAGAAGCCCTCGCCCGTGCGCATATGCACGAGCGACTGCATGAGGCCGAGCGGGAACGCCGGGCCATGCGCCTGGCGACCGCTCGCCGGATGCAGCGCAGGGCGGAGCGCGCCTCGCTGCGTGCCCGCCGTGCGCTCGCCCTGGCGGTCATGCAGTAGTCCCGACCACACCTGAAGCGGTGGCCTCCCGGCCCAGGGAGGCGCAGCTCTTCCCGCGGGGGCCGGTCCGTCCGAACGGACCGGCCCCCGCGGTGCGTTGTGCCCGCCGATCCGCGGGCCACGGCGATATCGTCGCCGGGTGACGAGTCTTCCCGGAGGCAGTGACAACGCCGGCTCCGCCGCGGAGCCCGAGTCCCTCGTGTGCGCCTGCTGCGGCACCCCGGCCGAAGGGGCGCCGCCCACCTGGACCTGTTCCGTGGAGAACGGCAGCCGTCAGTACTTCTGCGACCGCTGCTCCCGGGAGAACCTCAGGGCGATCGAGGGGCGGCTGGACTCGGCCTGGTGGTGAGCCACCTCCGCCGGGCCCTCGAGGAACCTCACGCCTCGGCGGCCGGTTCCTCCTCCAGGTCCTCCTCCGGCACGAACCCCGGCAGCCACTTCTGAAGTTCCTCGCGCAGACGCACCGTCGCGCCCAGTTGGCACAGCACGCCGATCGTGCTCAGCGTCACACGGTGGATGAGGAGGTACGCGGGGGGCAGGTTGAGCTGCTTGCCCAGCTGGTACGCGGGGGAGCGGGGGTCGGCGATCCGGGCGGCCTGGCTGCGCATCCAGCCGCGGGTGAAGGTGAACTCATGGACCTGGGCCGGTTCGATGATCGGCAGGAGATAGTCGAGGACGGCGTCCGGGTCCAGCTCTATCGATTCCTTGACGAAGCCCTCTGTGCGCAGCAGTTCGTAGACGGCCTCCGCCTCGCCGTCGAGCGTCATGCGCAGGGAGGTGCCGATCGGGGTCGGCAGGCCGCCCGGGAGGCGGTCGACCGTGCCGAAGTCCAGGACGCCCAGGCGCCAGTCGTCCTCGCCGTCCGGGTCGCCCGGCAGGAGGCGGAAGTTGCCCGGGTGCGGGTCGGCGTGCAGCAGGCCCGTGCGGGCGGGGCCGGAGAAGAGGAAGCGGGCCAGCAGCTGACCGGCGCGGTCACGCTGCTCCTGCGTGCCGTCGGCGATCACCTCCGACAGAGGGACGCCCTCCATCCACTCCGTGATCAGGACCTCGTCGCACTGGTGGACCACACAGGGCACCACGACGTCCGGATCGTCCGTGAACTCCTCGGCGTGGGCCTGCTGGGCCTGCGCCTCCAGGCCGTAGTCCAGTTCCTCGGAGACCCGGTCCTTGAGCTCCGCGATCAGCGGCTTGAGGTCCATGCCCGGAATGAGCGGGCCCAGCAGACGGGCGAAACGGCTCAGCTGGTTCAGATCGGACAGCAGGGCCTCGCCGGCACCCGGGTACTGAACCTTGACCGCCACCTCGCGGCCGTCGTGCCACACCCCGCGGTGCACCTGCCCGATCGAGGCGGCCGCCGAGGGCTTGTCCTCGAACTCGAGGAACAGTTGCTGCCAGTCCTCCCCGAGCCGCTTCGCCAGCACCGCGTGCACGGTGCGCGTCGGCATCGGCGGCGCCGCCTCCTGGAGCTTCGTCAGCGCCGCCCGGTAGGGGCCGGCGACCTCCTCGGGGAGCGCCGACTCGAAGACGGACAGGGCCTGCCCGAACTTCATCGCGCCGCCCTTCAGCTCGCCGAGCACTTTGAACAACTGCTCGGCGGTGCGCTGTTGCAGCTCGCGGCCGACCATCTCCGCGGACTCGCCCACTATCCGCCTTCCGAGCCCCCAAGTCGCCCGACCGGCGAAACCGAGCGGGAGCGCGGCGAGCTTGGCGGTACGGGTGACCGCCTTCCGGGGAAGATCAGACATGCGCCCTCCAGGTCCCAGCAAGCCGCGCCGCGTCTGCCCTACGGCGTAACTCCTTCGACGGTCGTTGCTCCGCCATTGTCTCGTGCCGCTCCTCGGCCTTGGAGGCGCATTCCCCCTTACCTTTCTCCGCTGCTCCGCACGGGCATGCGGGGTGCGCCCAGACCGGCCGCGCGTGCCAGTGCAGTGCGGGCAGTGAGACCTCCCAGCGGGCGCCCGCACTCGACGGAATCCGGCCGTCCAGGAAGGCGAGCGCGTGCGCGGCCGCCAGCCCCGCGACCGTCGTGGCCAGTGCCAGGTCGCAGGGCCGCACCGGGCGCGGCCGACCGGAGCGCCACTGTGCGACCAATCGGGGCCAGGCCTGGTCCCGGTCGGTGCGGGCCTCGTGCAGACAGCCGGCGCAGCCCGTCTCGCCGGGCAGAACGAGCGGGCCGACCACGCCGGTTCCCTCCACCACGCCGGCGTACAGATGGGGTGTGCCGGAGGCGATCAGGGGATCGGCGGCGGACGGGGCGGGCGCGTGCACGTCGATGTCGTCCCGCGGGGCCAGGATCACCAGGGAAAAGCCGGGGTCGTCGCCTTCGAGCCGCGTGC
The nucleotide sequence above comes from Streptomyces sp. NL15-2K. Encoded proteins:
- a CDS encoding AarF/ABC1/UbiB kinase family protein, which gives rise to MSDLPRKAVTRTAKLAALPLGFAGRATWGLGRRIVGESAEMVGRELQQRTAEQLFKVLGELKGGAMKFGQALSVFESALPEEVAGPYRAALTKLQEAAPPMPTRTVHAVLAKRLGEDWQQLFLEFEDKPSAAASIGQVHRGVWHDGREVAVKVQYPGAGEALLSDLNQLSRFARLLGPLIPGMDLKPLIAELKDRVSEELDYGLEAQAQQAHAEEFTDDPDVVVPCVVHQCDEVLITEWMEGVPLSEVIADGTQEQRDRAGQLLARFLFSGPARTGLLHADPHPGNFRLLPGDPDGEDDWRLGVLDFGTVDRLPGGLPTPIGTSLRMTLDGEAEAVYELLRTEGFVKESIELDPDAVLDYLLPIIEPAQVHEFTFTRGWMRSQAARIADPRSPAYQLGKQLNLPPAYLLIHRVTLSTIGVLCQLGATVRLREELQKWLPGFVPEEDLEEEPAAEA
- a CDS encoding WhiB family transcriptional regulator — encoded protein: MQLEAHAPSVPPSETIPPPGLTEDSTLTPLTALTALDDAIENLGVPVPCRSYDPEVFFAESPADVEYAKSLCRTCPLIEACLAGAKERREPWGVWGGELFVQGVVVARKRPRGRPRKNPVTA